The DNA window TTCTCCCAGTACTCCTCGTCCCCGAGATATTTTTCCCGGTTGTTGGGATCCCATTTGGACAGACGGTAGGTCACGTCATCCTGAAGCCCCAGAGTAGTCAGGCAGTGGACAGCCAGATCCAGACAGCCGGCCAGTTCTTCCTCCACCTGGTCAGGACGGATAATCAGATGGCCCTCGGAGATGGTAAACTGACGGACGCGTGTCAGGCCGTGCATCTCGCCGGAGTCCTCATTCCGGAACAGGGTGGACGTTTCGCTGTAGCGCAGCGGCAGCTCGCGGTAGGAGTGCTGGTCGTTCTTGTATACGTAATACTGGAAAGGACAGGTCATCGGACGGAGTGCGAAGACTTCCTTGTCTTTTTCCTCATCTCCCAGGACAAACATGCCGTCCTTATAGTGATCCCAATGGCCGGAAATCTTATATAAATCGGATTTGGCCATCAGAGGAGTTTTGGTACGGATGTAGCCCCACTCATTGTCCTCCAGGTCTTCGACCCAGCGCTGCAGGGACTGGACGATTTTGACGCCCTTCGGCATCAGCAGGGGAAGGCCCTGGCCGATGACGTCGACCGTAGTGAAAAGACGCATCTCGCGGCCCAGCTTGTTATGGTCGCGTTTTTTAATATCCTCCAGATGTTCCAGGTAGGCGTTTAACTCTTCCTTTGTGGCAAATGCGGTTCCGTAGATTCTCTGGAGCTGGGCCTTGCTGGAATCGCCTCTCCAATAAGCCATGGAGGAGGAGATAAGCTTGAAAGCCTTGATTGGTTTTGTGCTCATCAGGTGAGGTCCGGCACAGAGATCGGTAAAATCGTCTCCCTGTCTGTAGAATGAGATTTCTTCACCCTCGGGAAGGGCCTCGATGAGCTCCACCTTGTACGGTTCCTCCCTCTCCTCCATCAGGCGGATGGCGGCAGCTTTTTCAAGCGTGAATTTCTCGAGCTTCTGTCCCTGTTTGATGATTTTTTTCATCTCCTTTTCCAGATTGTCAAGATCTTCTCTGGTAAACGGCTCCGTGTCAAAATCATAGTAGAATCCATTTTCAATGGACGGGCCGATGGTCAGCTTGGCCTGGGGACGCATCCGTT is part of the [Clostridium] symbiosum genome and encodes:
- the thrS gene encoding threonine--tRNA ligase; the encoded protein is MIITLKDGSQREYSEPKSIIDIAFDISEGLARAACAGEIDGKTADLRTVVDSDCTLNILTAKDPEGLSAIRHTCSHVLAEAVKRMRPQAKLTIGPSIENGFYYDFDTEPFTREDLDNLEKEMKKIIKQGQKLEKFTLEKAAAIRLMEEREEPYKVELIEALPEGEEISFYRQGDDFTDLCAGPHLMSTKPIKAFKLISSSMAYWRGDSSKAQLQRIYGTAFATKEELNAYLEHLEDIKKRDHNKLGREMRLFTTVDVIGQGLPLLMPKGVKIVQSLQRWVEDLEDNEWGYIRTKTPLMAKSDLYKISGHWDHYKDGMFVLGDEEKDKEVFALRPMTCPFQYYVYKNDQHSYRELPLRYSETSTLFRNEDSGEMHGLTRVRQFTISEGHLIIRPDQVEEELAGCLDLAVHCLTTLGLQDDVTYRLSKWDPNNREKYLGDEEYWEKTQGKIRDLLVEKQVPFTEADGEAAFYGPKIDIQAKNVYGKEDTMITIQLDCAIAENFDMYFIDQNGEKVRPYVIHRTSMGCYERTLAWLIEKYAGKFPTWLCPEQVRVLPISDKYESYAEEVEKELKKNGISCTLDSRSEKIGYKIRETRLDKVPYMLVVGQQEEADKTVSVRSRFAGDEGVKPLGEFIEQICKEIRTKEIREEVSEV